A single Perognathus longimembris pacificus isolate PPM17 chromosome 17, ASM2315922v1, whole genome shotgun sequence DNA region contains:
- the Krt9 gene encoding LOW QUALITY PROTEIN: keratin, type I cytoskeletal 9 (The sequence of the model RefSeq protein was modified relative to this genomic sequence to represent the inferred CDS: inserted 1 base in 1 codon): MSCRQFSSSLWSRGSSCGGGGGSGGSMRSSFSRFSSSGARGGGGGGGGGFSSSSSYGGGSFGACGRGGGGSFGSSYGGGLGGGFSSGSFGSGTGGFGGSGGFGGGTGGGNGGILDINEKVTMQNLNSRLANYLDKVQALEEANTXLEKQIQGWYQSKGPRIYQKDYSPYYDTIEDLKDQILDLTQRGNKTLLDIDNTRMTMDDFRIKLQMEQNLQQGVGGDINGLRKVLDDLNMERADLEIRFESLQEELKALRENHQEEMSQLTGQNDGDVNVEINVAPSKDLTRTLNEMREKYEQIIDRNRKDIEQQYESQMTQIEQEVTTSGQEMESNQRELAQLRRSAQELEIELQGQLSTKAALDKALEDTKNNYCGQLQQIQGQITELQIQLEQIRGETECQNQEYSALLSIKTKLEQEIQTYRSLLEGGQEDFDSSGAGQMGFEGGKGRRGGSGGSHGGGSGGSHGGGSGGSYGGGSGGSYGGGSGGSHGGGSGGKYGGRSGGSYGGGSSSGGGSGGSYGGGSGSSSGGGSGGSYGGGSSSGGGSGGSYGGGSSSGGGTGGSYGGGIGSSSGGGSGGSYGGGSSSGGGSGGSYGGGSGSGGGTGGSYGGGIGSGGGSGGKYGGGSSSGGGSGGSYGGGIGSGGGSGGSYGGGSSSGGGSGGSYGGGSSSGGGSGGKYGGGSSSGGGSGGSYGGGIGSGGGSGGSYGGGSRSGRPSQSQSSSSKPEDCDDESQDHKIRY, encoded by the exons ATGAGTTGCAGACAATTCTCCTCGTCCTTGTGGAGCCGCGGCAGCAgctgtgggggtggtgggggcagCGGGGGCAGCATGAGATCTTCCTTCAGCCGCTTCAGCTCCTCAGGggcccgaggaggaggaggagggggaggaggggggttcaGCTCTTCCAGTAGCTATGGTGGAGGCAGCTTTGGGGCCTGTGGGAGGGGAGGTGGCGGAAGTTTTGGTTCCAGCTATGGTGGAGGACTCGGCGGGGGCTTTAGTTCAGGGAGTTTTGGTAGTGGTACAGGAGGCTTTGGTGGATCTGGGGGTTTTGGGGGTGGCACCGGAGGCGGTAATGGTGGCATCCTGGACATCAACGAGAAGGTCACCATGCAGAACCTCAATTCGCGGCTGGCTAACTATCTGGATAAGGTACAGGCACTAGAGGAGGCCAACA CACTGGAGAAGCAGATCCAGGGGTGGTATCAGTCCAAGGGACCTAGAATCTACCAGAAGGACTATTCCCCTTACTATGATACTATTGAAGACCTCAAAGACCAG attctgGACCTGACACAGCGTGGTAACAAAACTCTCTTGGACATTGACAACACTCGAATGACAATGGACGACTTCAGGATTAA GCTTCAGATGGAGCAAAACTTGCagcaaggggtggggggtgacATCAATGGCTTGAGGAAGGTACTGGATGATCTGAACATGGAGAGGGCTGACCTGGAGATACGGTTTGAGTCTCTACAAGAGGAACTGAAGGCCCTCAGGGAGAACCACCAGGAG GAAATGAGCCAGCTGACTGGCCAGAATGATGGGGATGTCAATGTGGAGATAAATGTTGCTCCTAGCAAAGATCTCACTCGGACTCTTAATGAGATGCGAGAGAAGTACGAGCAGATCATCGATAGGAACCGGAAGGACATCGAACAACAATACGAGTCCCAG ATGACTCAGATAGAACAAGAAGTGACAACGAGCGGCCAAGAGATGGAGAGCAACCAGAGGGAGCTGGCCCAGCTTCGGCGCAGCGCCCAAGAGCTGGAGATTGAGCTGCAGGGTCAGCTCAGCACG AAAGCAGCCCTGGACAAGGCTTTGGAAGACACCAAGAACAACTACTGTGGCCAGCTACAGCAGATCCAGGGGCAAATCACTGAACTCCAAATCCAGCTGGAACAGATCCGGGGAGAGACAGAGTGCCAGAATCAGGAATACAGCGCTCTGCTCTCCATCAAGACGAAGCTGGAGCAGGAAATTCAGACCTACCGCAGCCTCCTTGAGGGGGGCCAGGAAGACTT tgattCTTCTGGAGCTGGACAAATGGGCTTTGAAGGTggcaaaggaaggagagggggaagtgGAGGCAGCCATGGTGGAGGAAGTGGAGGCAGCCACGGTGGAGGAAGTGGAGGCAGCTATGGTGGAGGAAGTGGAGGTAGCTATGGTGGAGGAAGTGGAGGCAGCcatggaggaggaagtggaggcaaGTATG gaggaagaagtggaggcAGCTATGGAGGAGGTAGCAGttctggaggaggaagtggaggcagcTATGGTGGAGGAAGTG GAAGCAGttctggaggaggaagtggaggcagcTACGGAGGAGGTAGCAGttctggaggaggaagtggaggcagcTATGGTGGAGGAAGCAGTTCTGGAGGAGGAACTGGAGGCAGCTATGGTGGAGGAATCG GAAGCAGttctggaggaggaagtggaggcagcTATGGTGGAGGAAGCAGttctggaggaggaagtggaggcagcTATGGTGGAGGAAGCGGTTCTGGAGGAGGAACTGGAGGCAGCTATGGTGGAGGAATCGGttctggaggaggaagtggaggcaaGTATGGTGGAGGAAGCAGttctggaggaggaagtggaggcagcTATGGTGGAGGAATCGGttctggaggaggaagtggaggcagcTATGGTGGAGGAAGCAGttctggaggaggaagtggaggcagcTATGGTGGAGGAAGCAGttctggaggaggaagtggaggcaaGTATGGTGGAGGAAGCAGttctggaggaggaagtggaggcagcTATGGTGGAGGAATCGGttctggaggaggaagtggaggcagcTATGGTGGAGGAAGCA GAAGTGGAAGGCCATCCCAGTCGCAGTCTTCTTCCTCAAAACCTGAAGACTGTGATGATGAGTCACAAG ACCACAAGATTCGATATTAG